GACGTGCTGGTTGAAGTGCATTCCGCCGATGTTGTTCAGCGTTCCGCTCTTCCGCACGCCGATTCTCCTCTCGAAGGAGTCGTTGTAGTTGTTGAAGTGGTTGTAGTGATGGTGACCTACCGTATTGGCCCCGTCGTAGTTGGCCTGACCGCTTTTCAGCGTTTTGAGGTTCTTGGACGCCCGGAACTCGCCACGGGAAATTGACTGCGAGGATGCCGCTTGATCGAACGAGGGTCGCTCAAAGTTCTGGAAGTCGTAGTTTCGCGAACCTTGCGGTATGTGAACCGGAGGACCTCCCGGAGCACCTCGCAAGCTCTTGGTGTCGTACGGTGGAGCGTTGATCGGTTCCGAGTAGCAGTTGTCCATGATGTCGTGGTACTGCGGCCCATCCCGAGGTTCCCCCCGGTGATGATGCTTAAGTTCGAAGTTCGGGTTCTCGTAGTGATCCGGCATCTGTTCGGAGTCGTTCATGAAGTCATCATGCTGCTCGGCCTGCTGGCTTCCGTTGTAGTTGTTGCTGTAGTTGTGCGAGCTCGATCGCATGCTGTTCGTCTCGAGCGACCGCTGGAAGTCCCCTCCACCGGGACCCAGCTGCAGATCTTGATTGCTGTTCTGCTCCAGGTTCAACGAGTTCAGCGCGAAGTTATCGTCGTAGATCGGCTTCCCCGTTCGCAAGGTATACGTATGCAGGTTGGTATTGGCGTTACAAACCGCCGGATAGTCAGTCTCAAAGTTCTCCTGGCTCGACGAAGACGTACACGGAAACAGGGCGAACCCACTGGCGTTCGGTTGCTCCATGTCCTTCTCCCTCTGGATAACCTTCGAAGTTCCCGTCTTCAACCCGGTAACCCACGACAGCAGCGCAATGATCACGATCTCGATGAACCTCAAGCTGAACTGGTAGCCCCACTGGAACCAATCGTTGTCCATGTGCGACGCCAAGAACGTCTTCCGGGCCGAGTGATCGTTCGGATTATTGGCCGGCGAAAGTTTCACCCTGGTTTGCGAGCTAATACTAATGGCACCGTAGATCTGCAGCGCCGCTAGCAGGATGAACAGCAGCGCCGTCGCGATCGTTATATGAATGGCGTACGACAAATTATTGTAACCGTGGATGTAGTTCTGGCTCTTGTGCAGAATCCGCTTCAACAACCGGTACATGTACAAATACAGAATCCCCAACGACAAACAGATGAATATGTAGATGATTTGACAGATCAGCGACAACACTCGCGGCGGGATCTGGATATTGGTGGGGCCGTGGCCGCTCTGACCCCCTCGGTTACTGGCTATCAGCTGCGCTTGCTTGTGGTAGAACTGCTGCGTCTCGTACGACTCCACCAGATGCAGAGTTATGCACAAGCCCACGTGAACTCCGGACCCGATCATGATCGTCAACGGGCGCAGGATCGAGCTGTACCGGTTCGTTTTATGATTTATCGATCGCAACAACAGAAACAGAATCAAGATGGCAAACGTCGTCGTCAGGAAGGTCAGCGGCAAATTCAGCAATAGCTCCGACGTAAAAAGGTTAAAACTAGAATGTATGTTGTAAGCGTCATAGCATAGGTAAAATATTCGCAACAGGCAGATTATGATCAAGATCAAGTGAATACTGATAAAATACGATTGCGAGAAGAGGTGCGTCAACTTATCGTAGAATATGATCTTAAATATCGAATACACGGCCAAGATCGTGAACAGGATCGCCGACAAGTACACGTGGATGTTCAACGCGATCGTCCACGTACTAACGTCTTCTATATTGCTAGGAAAGTTCCTATCGTTCCCGTACCCGTTCCCCAATTGACCGTCTTCACCGCTGGTATTGGCCTTGATCATCACCGACTTCAGATTCAGATTCGGCATCTTCTGCGTGATCGGGGACGACGAGGACGACAAATGCACCAACGAACTCACCGTGCTAGTCTGGACACTCTGCGCTTGCGTAGAGTACGCACTCCCTTCTTTCCCCTCGACTACCTCGTCCTCATCTTCCTCGTCATCCTCATCGTCCTGATCGCCGCCACCTCCGTCAAAATCTCCTCCATCATCATCCACTCCTTCCCCCCTATCCCCCCGGTTATCG
The genomic region above belongs to Aedes albopictus strain Foshan unplaced genomic scaffold, AalbF5 HiC_scaffold_499, whole genome shotgun sequence and contains:
- the LOC134284675 gene encoding uncharacterized protein LOC134284675, with the translated sequence LIPSFSFHLTRTGHNKKGFPTNPMGEIPSYSPPSRTFFTPPLPRNYTNPFADKPTLRGTNSDSTVISTGSYVNRRPLPPPSLMPGHERIPIRPDLNGSVNPQKPPLPQEPVGVNVGGGPPSSSSQSIDAQRKKALNTPSEKSNKLDSAKGYGVDSKFMLDGSANSSAILPNGMHFPSISRILSGSNGRTQTIPDVLLRSVTSAPRPNQPTFDLIPPVTSLSNSKSLNKGNDNRGDRGEGVDDDGGDFDGGGGDQDDEDDEEDEDEVVEGKEGSAYSTQAQSVQTSTVSSLVHLSSSSSPITQKMPNLNLKSVMIKANTSGEDGQLGNGYGNDRNFPSNIEDVSTWTIALNIHVYLSAILFTILAVYSIFKIIFYDKLTHLFSQSYFISIHLILIIICLLRIFYLCYDAYNIHSSFNLFTSELLLNLPLTFLTTTFAILILFLLLRSINHKTNRYSSILRPLTIMIGSGVHVGLCITLHLVESYETQQFYHKQAQLIASNRGGQSGHGPTNIQIPPRVLSLICQIIYIFICLSLGILYLYMYRLLKRILHKSQNYIHGYNNLSYAIHITIATALLFILLAALQIYGAISISSQTRVKLSPANNPNDHSARKTFLASHMDNDWFQWGYQFSLRFIEIVIIALLSWVTGLKTGTSKVIQREKDMEQPNASGFALFPCTSSSSQENFETDYPAVCNANTNLHTYTLRTGKPIYDDNFALNSLNLEQNSNQDLQLGPGGGDFQRSLETNSMRSSSHNYSNNYNGSQQAEQHDDFMNDSEQMPDHYENPNFELKHHHRGEPRDGPQYHDIMDNCYSEPINAPPYDTKSLRGAPGGPPVHIPQGSRNYDFQNFERPSFDQAASSQSISRGEFRASKNLKTLKSGQANYDGANTVGHHHYNHFNNYNDSFERRIGVRKSGTLNNIGGMHFNQHVGGSGRNNNNSTSSASSSASSNNRGAIQQQQQQQQQVVQGRPPRGIGPERHLNGAQTLSTAGRGGPDHHHHHHHHPQAAPRNLPGGELVHPGSFNDRLVNGGGFVTGADLSSQDNINNFDDNSSSASYYHSKKRSRESSSSSYTGFNNNGSDHGPPNQDPGSSSPTVSGSNVPINGLGGSSSGGSSSGVLPGKMGPAVAASAPGAGGEGGDSSTMLVAEQGFVRFRALEDPTLGSRTNIRDKNKLFMNS